In one Neobacillus sp. CF12 genomic region, the following are encoded:
- a CDS encoding tripartite tricarboxylate transporter substrate binding protein, which translates to MRKVLSSVFSALLLLMVILTGCSNDTKETASVEDKKVNSYPARQIELVVPFAAGGGVDLAARAVGEYLSKEWGQPVVVTNKPGGGGIIGAQYALKEAKADGYTVLVNNNSTSTMYEAGNSNPTLTAKDNKFVSRIAEGTLAYAVKSDSQFNSFKELSDWVKKNPEKLTWASVGPAGFSAFGVAEWLDSIGVDYKKTSMVSSEGSSDSAAKVAGGHVVLAVHTVGELYSLAESGKIKILAVQSAKRSPLFPEVPTVEEEGFKGLTVKWWTGLSFAKGTPDEIIKKWDSTIAKMEKDEQFVKELEKVKLQPSYLNAEEFTKAVNKEKDSFTKLAEKTGIRK; encoded by the coding sequence ATGAGGAAGGTTTTATCAAGCGTTTTTTCGGCTTTATTACTGTTAATGGTTATTTTGACAGGCTGCTCTAACGATACGAAAGAAACGGCATCCGTCGAAGATAAAAAGGTGAATTCCTATCCGGCAAGGCAAATTGAACTGGTTGTTCCCTTTGCAGCAGGAGGCGGGGTGGATTTGGCAGCTAGAGCTGTAGGTGAATATTTGAGCAAGGAATGGGGGCAACCCGTTGTTGTTACCAATAAACCAGGCGGCGGGGGAATCATTGGGGCGCAGTACGCTTTAAAGGAAGCAAAAGCAGATGGCTATACTGTTTTAGTAAATAATAACTCCACATCAACGATGTATGAAGCAGGTAATTCCAATCCAACATTAACGGCAAAAGACAATAAGTTTGTTTCTCGGATTGCGGAAGGAACTTTGGCTTATGCAGTAAAATCAGATTCCCAGTTCAATAGTTTCAAAGAGTTATCAGATTGGGTTAAGAAAAATCCGGAAAAACTAACGTGGGCCAGTGTAGGACCAGCCGGTTTTTCAGCCTTTGGTGTAGCCGAATGGCTTGATTCTATTGGTGTTGATTATAAAAAAACAAGTATGGTTTCATCTGAAGGATCCAGTGACTCTGCAGCCAAGGTAGCGGGCGGTCACGTCGTTTTAGCCGTACATACAGTTGGAGAGTTATATTCCCTTGCAGAATCAGGAAAAATTAAAATTCTAGCCGTTCAATCTGCAAAACGAAGCCCGCTTTTCCCGGAAGTTCCGACTGTGGAGGAGGAAGGATTTAAAGGTTTGACAGTAAAGTGGTGGACTGGATTATCCTTTGCTAAGGGCACACCTGATGAAATTATAAAAAAATGGGATTCAACTATAGCGAAAATGGAAAAAGATGAACAATTTGTCAAAGAATTAGAGAAAGTCAAACTGCAGCCATCCTACTTAAACGCTGAAGAATTTACAAAAGCGGTAAATAAGGAAAAAGATAGTTTTACGAAATTGGCTGAAAAGACAGGAATTCGAAAATAG
- a CDS encoding tripartite tricarboxylate transporter permease has translation MESIMYLLHGFSEVLTPFNLLIVVMGSLLGTLVGVLPGLGPTSAIAILLPLTTILEPAQGIMMMAGIYYGSMYGGSTTAILMNIPGEASSVPTTLDGYPLAKMGRAGAALGVAAIGSFIAGIIGLIGLVLFAPILADQALKFGPPEYFTLMLIALFILFNLTGFSLVKSIIMGLFGFLISLVGIGISSGMPRFDFGVDAINGGFEMISVIIGLFAITEVLKGLEEKRVSINHQRIKNAYPNKEDMKKSFSPILRGSLLGFFLGILPGVSATITSFLSYDLERKVSKSPEKFGNGAIEGVAGPESANNATSSGGFIPLLALGIPASPPLAILLAALMIYGLTPGPVLFEQNSQLVWTVIASMFIGNIILLILNLPLIGLWAKLTEVPFGILGPVILMVSVIGAYTVRNSMFDVVVAITFGIFGYLFHKFQWPLIPFVLCLVLGPKMESSFIQSLEISSGNVLIFFQRPISLTLLLLAGFLMIISIMLMKRTKKRIIQETGEQMEFS, from the coding sequence ATGGAATCAATCATGTATCTTTTACATGGGTTTAGTGAAGTTCTTACCCCTTTCAATCTATTGATTGTAGTAATGGGTTCGTTGCTTGGAACACTTGTCGGAGTACTTCCGGGACTTGGACCAACATCAGCAATTGCCATCCTTTTGCCATTGACGACTATTCTTGAACCGGCACAAGGAATTATGATGATGGCTGGAATCTATTATGGGTCGATGTATGGGGGATCTACGACAGCCATTTTAATGAATATACCTGGTGAAGCCTCATCAGTACCAACAACGCTAGACGGTTATCCATTAGCCAAAATGGGGAGAGCAGGAGCTGCACTCGGCGTTGCCGCCATAGGATCATTCATTGCGGGTATTATTGGTTTAATTGGCCTTGTTCTATTTGCCCCTATCCTGGCAGATCAGGCTTTAAAGTTTGGACCGCCGGAGTACTTTACCTTAATGCTTATTGCATTATTTATCCTATTTAATCTAACCGGCTTCTCTTTAGTAAAGTCAATCATTATGGGCTTGTTTGGGTTTTTAATTTCTCTTGTAGGAATTGGCATTTCAAGCGGCATGCCAAGATTTGATTTTGGGGTTGATGCAATTAATGGCGGATTCGAGATGATTAGCGTGATCATTGGATTATTTGCCATAACGGAAGTCTTAAAAGGACTAGAGGAAAAACGGGTTAGTATCAACCATCAACGGATAAAAAACGCCTACCCAAATAAGGAGGATATGAAAAAGAGTTTCTCCCCTATTCTAAGAGGAAGCCTGCTTGGGTTCTTTCTCGGAATTTTACCGGGAGTATCTGCGACCATCACTTCTTTCCTATCCTATGACTTGGAAAGAAAGGTGTCAAAGAGTCCGGAGAAGTTTGGGAATGGTGCAATTGAAGGAGTGGCAGGTCCAGAATCTGCCAATAATGCGACAAGCTCGGGGGGCTTTATCCCATTATTGGCATTAGGAATTCCGGCATCCCCGCCTCTTGCGATTTTATTAGCAGCATTGATGATCTATGGATTAACCCCGGGACCTGTCCTTTTTGAACAAAACAGCCAGCTGGTATGGACCGTTATTGCCAGTATGTTCATTGGAAATATTATTCTGCTAATCTTAAATCTTCCCTTGATCGGGTTATGGGCCAAGCTAACGGAAGTCCCTTTTGGGATTTTGGGTCCTGTGATTTTGATGGTTAGTGTAATAGGGGCTTACACTGTTCGAAACAGTATGTTTGACGTGGTTGTCGCGATTACTTTCGGAATATTTGGATATCTGTTCCATAAATTTCAGTGGCCACTTATCCCTTTCGTTTTATGCTTAGTCTTAGGTCCAAAAATGGAGAGTTCTTTTATTCAATCACTGGAAATATCATCAGGAAATGTGTTGATTTTTTTCCAAAGGCCTATATCCCTAACATTACTTCTGTTGGCGGGGTTCTTAATGATCATCTCCATCATGTTAATGAAACGGACGAAAAAGCGAATCATCCAGGAGACCGGAGAACAAATGGAATTTTCATAA
- a CDS encoding tripartite tricarboxylate transporter TctB family protein has translation MQIKFISPDRIGAIISIILGCLSIFEAIRLFPYGNRILTGDHTFPGLIGVFLVISGGFLLFERNSKEKKDPVLPRGRTAFIMIVSIGSLFIYCLLIEFIGYFFSTVITFVCLIKIIGSYRWIFSILVAGVLTTMLYFLFIVLLKTPFPSITWPF, from the coding sequence ATGCAAATAAAGTTTATTTCTCCGGACAGAATTGGTGCCATTATCTCAATCATTTTAGGGTGTTTGTCTATCTTTGAAGCTATTAGACTTTTTCCTTATGGAAATAGAATCCTGACCGGAGATCATACGTTTCCGGGATTGATCGGTGTTTTTCTTGTTATCTCTGGAGGGTTCCTTCTATTTGAACGTAACAGTAAAGAGAAAAAAGACCCTGTCCTGCCTAGAGGAAGAACAGCTTTCATTATGATCGTTTCGATCGGCAGTTTATTTATTTATTGTCTTTTAATCGAATTCATTGGTTATTTTTTCAGTACGGTTATTACGTTTGTCTGTTTAATTAAAATAATCGGAAGCTATCGGTGGATTTTTTCTATCCTTGTAGCGGGTGTCCTGACTACTATGTTGTACTTTTTATTTATTGTCTTACTAAAAACACCTTTTCCAAGTATCACTTGGCCTTTTTAG
- a CDS encoding GntR family transcriptional regulator, with protein MFEQLKFDRSTVPSKIVEEFKRLIKSGELKLGEKLPAERELSQQLNVSRNTIRESYKILSTLGLIEIKHGHGAFVMNDNTNLHSLTDHFFVRNDQFADLFEIRKLIETQAVVWAVERATDKQVNDLYQYVVETIQLIKADKLEKSSLSNRDQEFHLIIVKLSHNALAIRMMMNLTGQLRSMRKETAKIQNVSNILGMNM; from the coding sequence ATGTTTGAGCAATTAAAGTTTGATCGTTCTACGGTTCCAAGTAAGATTGTGGAAGAATTTAAGCGTCTCATCAAAAGTGGAGAATTAAAGCTTGGAGAAAAATTGCCAGCTGAAAGGGAGCTTTCACAGCAGCTTAATGTAAGCAGAAACACGATAAGAGAATCTTATAAAATTCTCTCGACATTGGGATTAATCGAGATCAAACACGGACATGGTGCTTTTGTAATGAATGACAATACCAATTTGCATTCATTGACCGATCATTTCTTTGTTAGGAATGACCAATTTGCGGATTTGTTTGAAATCAGAAAGCTCATTGAGACACAAGCGGTGGTTTGGGCAGTTGAGAGAGCAACTGATAAACAGGTAAATGATTTATATCAATATGTGGTAGAAACCATCCAGCTGATAAAAGCGGATAAACTAGAAAAGTCAAGTTTGTCTAACAGAGACCAGGAATTCCACTTAATAATCGTAAAGCTTTCGCATAATGCATTAGCAATTCGCATGATGATGAATCTTACCGGGCAGCTCCGATCTATGAGAAAGGAAACTGCTAAAATACAGAACGTATCCAATATTCTTGGAATGAACATGTAA
- a CDS encoding Ldh family oxidoreductase: protein MIYKAEHLTEFIVNVLKSQNVNQEDADVVAESLVRADLEGVSSHGISRLAIYSKGMEDGRINPTPSISIQKKALSVLSVDGDNGLGQAVSYHALKEGIALAKETGIAAIGIRNSNHFGTASYYCQLGCKEGLATIVMTNSPPGIPPWGGKEAFFGTNPIAFGFPVNNQPDCIIDMSASLVARGKIISAAKEGTSIPKGWAIDQNGEDTEDPKAALLGAVLPSGGVKGYGWALAVEILSGILTKAAYGPNVNSIYEDSHEKANVGHFFLLIDIEKFLPLYDFSEMLKTMLSQIKNSPKKEGVDSILYPGERREKSYSERLESGIPLPAEVRKELKVLAEKFKLDIPGGSDV from the coding sequence GTGATTTACAAAGCGGAACATTTAACAGAATTTATAGTAAATGTATTAAAAAGTCAAAATGTGAATCAGGAAGATGCCGATGTTGTTGCGGAATCTTTAGTGAGGGCGGACCTGGAAGGCGTCAGCAGCCATGGCATTAGCAGGTTAGCTATTTATTCTAAAGGAATGGAGGATGGGCGGATTAATCCGACCCCTTCCATTTCGATTCAGAAAAAAGCGTTATCGGTCTTATCAGTAGATGGTGACAATGGTCTGGGACAGGCGGTTTCTTATCATGCTCTAAAAGAGGGTATTGCCCTTGCAAAGGAAACTGGTATCGCTGCTATTGGAATTAGAAATAGCAATCACTTCGGCACTGCTTCTTATTACTGTCAATTAGGCTGTAAAGAAGGTCTGGCAACCATTGTCATGACTAATTCTCCTCCAGGAATCCCGCCTTGGGGTGGGAAGGAAGCATTTTTCGGCACCAACCCTATTGCTTTTGGCTTTCCTGTCAACAATCAACCCGATTGTATCATCGATATGTCTGCAAGTTTAGTGGCAAGAGGAAAAATCATCTCTGCCGCTAAAGAAGGAACCTCCATTCCAAAAGGCTGGGCCATCGACCAAAATGGGGAGGATACCGAAGATCCTAAGGCGGCTTTACTTGGGGCTGTACTTCCTTCAGGAGGAGTAAAAGGATACGGCTGGGCTCTCGCTGTTGAGATCCTTTCAGGAATCTTAACAAAAGCAGCATATGGTCCAAATGTAAACAGTATCTATGAAGATTCACATGAAAAAGCAAACGTTGGCCATTTCTTTCTCTTAATTGACATTGAAAAGTTCCTTCCGCTCTATGATTTTTCAGAAATGTTGAAAACCATGTTATCTCAAATCAAGAATAGTCCTAAAAAAGAAGGAGTCGATTCGATTCTTTATCCAGGAGAGCGCAGGGAAAAATCGTACAGTGAAAGACTGGAATCAGGCATTCCTTTACCAGCTGAAGTTAGGAAAGAACTAAAGGTACTGGCAGAAAAGTTCAAATTGGATATTCCCGGTGGATCGGATGTTTGA
- a CDS encoding hydroxyacid dehydrogenase, which translates to MKIIISEKMSSSGISRLNIMGQVEEIPDLWANKEKLINEMIEADALIVRNQTIVDRNVITAAKRLKVIGRLGVGLDNIDLQAANQQKVKIVSAQNANSISVAEYVMSAILNANRSLSIAAEDVNLGNWNRQRFTGNEIYGKTLGLVGTGDIGHRIAKRALAFGMKVVGYDPYLHDLSFPFVETGIEKIPFHQLLLESDFISIHTPLTLETRSMFSSPEFNLMKKEAFLINTSRGGIVNEHALLEAVESGEITGAYLDVLDKEPVEPDHFLLNNKRIIITPHIAGLTTESQERVTNMICEEVVKVLKGMDSLMVVK; encoded by the coding sequence ATGAAAATTATTATTTCAGAAAAGATGTCTTCTTCCGGTATTTCTCGGCTAAACATCATGGGCCAAGTAGAAGAAATCCCGGATTTATGGGCAAATAAAGAGAAGTTGATTAATGAAATGATAGAAGCGGATGCGTTAATAGTCAGAAATCAAACCATTGTGGACCGAAACGTGATTACTGCAGCAAAACGGCTGAAGGTAATTGGCAGATTGGGAGTTGGTCTAGATAATATCGATCTACAAGCTGCGAACCAGCAAAAAGTTAAGATTGTTTCAGCCCAAAATGCCAATTCCATTTCTGTTGCAGAGTACGTAATGTCAGCGATTTTGAATGCCAATCGGTCACTTTCTATCGCGGCTGAAGATGTAAACCTTGGGAATTGGAACAGACAACGATTTACTGGAAATGAGATATACGGAAAAACGTTAGGATTAGTTGGAACCGGAGATATTGGCCATAGGATTGCCAAGCGTGCCTTAGCCTTTGGTATGAAGGTAGTTGGTTATGATCCTTATTTACATGATTTAAGTTTCCCGTTTGTCGAAACAGGAATCGAAAAGATTCCATTTCATCAATTACTTTTAGAGTCAGATTTCATTAGCATCCACACTCCATTAACACTTGAAACACGTTCTATGTTTAGTTCGCCAGAATTTAATTTAATGAAAAAAGAAGCATTTCTTATTAATACATCACGAGGCGGGATCGTAAACGAACATGCTCTATTAGAAGCAGTTGAATCAGGGGAAATTACAGGAGCCTATTTAGATGTATTAGATAAAGAACCTGTAGAACCTGACCATTTTTTATTAAACAATAAACGAATTATCATCACTCCACATATCGCCGGGTTAACAACGGAATCACAAGAGAGAGTTACGAATATGATCTGTGAGGAAGTAGTAAAGGTTCTTAAAGGAATGGATTCCCTGATGGTTGTAAAATAA